The genomic region agagaatttgctaacaagagacctgccctactggagatactaaagggagccctacagacagagaaacaaagacaggacagagaggcttggagaaaggttcagtactaaagagattcggtatgggtacaataaaggatattaatagagagagggaaaaatatggcaaacataatccaaaggataagatggccgattcaagaaatgccttcacggttttaacgttgaatgtaaatggattaaactccccaattaaaagatatagattcgcagaatggatcaaaaaaatgaaccatcaatatgttgcatacaagagactcatcttagacacagggacacaaagaaactgaaagtgaaaggatggaaaaaaatatttcatgcaagctacagccaaaagaaagcaggtgtagcaatattaatctcagataaaatagacttcaaatgcagggatgttttgagagacaaagaaggccactacatactaataaaaggggcaattcagcaagaagaaataacaatcgtaaatgtctatgcacccaatcaaggtgccacaaaatacatgagagaaacattggcaaaactaaaggaggcaattgatgtttccacaataattgtgggagacttcaacacatcactctctcctatagatagatcaaccagacagaagaccaataaggaaattgaaaacctaaacaatctgataaatgaattagatttaacagacatctacaggacattacatcccaaatcaacaggatacacatacttttctagtgctcacggaactttctccagaatagatcatatgctgggacataaaacaagcctcaataaatttaaaaagattgaaattattcaaagcacattctctgaccacaatggaatacaattagaagtcaataaccatcagagacttagaaaattcacaaatacctggaggttaaacaacacactcctaaacaatcagtgggttaaagaagaaatagcaagagaaattgctaaatatatagagacgaatgaaaatgagaacacaacataccaaaacttatgggatgcagcaaaagcagtgctaagggggaaatttatagcactaaacgcatatatgaaaaaggaagaaagagccaaaatcaaagaactaatggatcaactgaagaagctagaaaatgaacagcaaaccaatcctaaaccaagtacaagaaaagaaataacaaggattaaagcagaaataaatgacatagagaacaaaaaaacaatagaaaggataaatatcaccaaaagttggttctttgagaagatcaacaagattgacaagcccctagctagactgacaaaatcaaaaagagagaagacccatataaacaaaataatgaatgaaaaaggtgacataacaaaaacatttttttcaaatcatCAAATGGGAGTTATTTAACTTGCCTTTCCCCGCACATGTTTCAGACTTCCTGAGGAAGTGTCATCGTAGGCTTGGAACAGTCCCATGCTCCCTTCAGTTCCTCCTGGTATGGTTCAATTTTCCCAAACTCTGTCTTTATGGTAACTGAGACTCTGCACATCTGCAAAATTTTCTGGCTGGAGATATAGTGTGTCTAAGAATTGGACTTATGAAAGTCTTTCAAAAGAAGCTCTTCAGGCTTTGGTCTTCCTTTTGCTATATATATTTACCCCAAAGCTTGAGCTGTTCCTCTTGCTTCTGGTACATTCTCTGCACACATGTAAGAGGGGAGAACTTGACTCTTCTACTGAGCTACCTGTTGGCTGaaaatttcattaataatttaatGAGGATTAAAGATCCCAGGgtattttcccaaagaaaaagCTTGGTTTGTAGCCAGAAATCTGAGTGCTTGCAAAAGACCAAACCTAGATTTTCTCAACAAACTCTCTCACTTCCGCCTGGGAAATTTTGTCATCCCTGCTCAGGTTGAAGTTCCACTTCTTTCCAACCCtctatgaccatgtgactgttAAAGAGAATTCCTTTCCcaagacacacacatatacatacacactcacactaTGACCTGCTCCAAAAGTTGCATCCAGGGCTCACTTGAGTGATTTTCATAAACTTGTAAGTAAAGTGAAATAATCAGGCAATATTTAGTAGTGTATGCATTTTTTAGTAGCTTCATAAAGTATTTTTTATCATCAAACTTCATAAAATTGAGTTAGTTTAATGCAACATTCTCAGAAAATACGTTAGTGTTACTTAATttgtgaataaaaaaagaaaaattaccaattcacttttttttctttcaaattttccttCTCCATGGTGAACTGACAGTAAATAATGAAAATGGCCCTTTTCTTTCAGCCTTCTTTttctcatcaaatatttattgcccCCCAATGTGCAGAGCATGGGATACTGTAGTGGTATTACCAATTATTCTGAGCAGCCAACTTAGAGACTGAACTAAAAGTGAATTCATATTAACAAGGAACTAAAACTAATTTATGGGAGAGTACCCTAACAAAGACATTTAGAAAGACTCATGGAGGACAGCTATACCAATtgctttctaaaattttctttaacttcTAAAACTCTTCACAGGGTGGTGATGTCAGCAAGATGGCAGAACAAGAAGCTCCAAACACATACCCCCTCCACAGAAACAtaaaaaacaggcagaaactgttgGAAAAAACTTTCCCAAAACAGTCAAAGGTATACAGCAACCAAGTGAACAATGAATCAGGGAAAAGACAGCCTAAAAATGGTAGGAACCTGCATAACACTTTTACttgccctggccctggccccagCTCTGATGCTGTCTGTGAGATGACAGTGCATGCCCCCAGTGCAGACCACTGGGAGAGAGCAAAGCACACTTAATGCACAAATTtagcatgtgtgtatgtatgttccAGCCCATCTAGTGGCTTCCTAAAAGACTGAATCAAAGTACTCCTCTGTTTCTCCTAATCCAGAACTCACTCAGGATGGAGAAGCAAAGCAGAGAAATGGCATGGAGCCAAGCAAACCACAGATGGCTGTGGTGACAGATTGTGGTTGAGACATACAAAACAATGGGACCTAGGAAGAGAAGCTGGTGAGAGAGATTTTGGGGGAAAATTAGGATATCCAGGAGCATTAGTACATACTGGGAAATTTGAAAGCCACTGTGTATGCCTAGGGCAAGACACATACTCAGAAAGATCTGAAAAGACTCTAAGCATTCCCTTAGGCTAAACTATAGCTCAGTATAAGCTGGGCAAAGCATTGAAAGAGATCCTCAACACAAAGCTAATTTGCAAAGACGGGgagatttgtttatttgtttttgagttTTATGGTTatgtttgcttctctttttttcctgagctgctgacattcaaggaaatgtCTGTTGAAATACTAGCTGAATAACAGCTAAAGGAACATAGACTTTGGTGATCATATATCATATGACAAGGAATACAGACTTTTCAAAAGTCATTTGTAAAAACCATTAAACATTAGAATACCACAGACTTCAATGTTCAAAAAAAATATCAGCAAGACCTGGAGAAGGTAGAAAATCTAATTGcctgacataatacattcaaatttccagatttcaacataaaaatattcacaaggcatacaaagaaacaggaaaggatgactcattaaaaagaacaaaataaagggaCAGAAACCATCACTGAGGAATCCCAGACAttggaaacactaaagaaagacATCAAGTCAACTCTTGATGTTGGTgtaaacaaagaaattaagaacAAGGAAAATGGTACATGAACAAAAGGAGaattcaataaagagatagatattttttaaaggcaccaaacagaaattctggggCTGAAAAGAACAACAACTAAAATAGGACTTCGCTAGATGGGTACAACacaagatttgaacaggcagaagaaagaaaaaagaacctgAAAATAGaacaactgaaattattcagtttgagttacagaaagaaaaaatgaaaaaaacaaaaaacaaaaaacaggaacagagcctaaggaacctgtgggacaccatgaagCACACCAACATATACATTAcgagtcccaggaggagaagagaaagagaaagggcagaaagaatatttgaagaaataatgacacaaaatgttccaaatttgacaaaagacatgaatatatacagcaagaagctcaaagaactccaactaggataaactcaaaaagaTTCATGCTGAAACACAgtatagtcaaactgtcaaagaccaaagacaaagacagaagccTAAAAACAGCCAGAGATGAGTAAGTCTTCATGTTCAAGAGATCCCCAACAAGATTAAGTATGGATTTCGCATCAGCAACCACAATGGCCAGAGGCAGagggataacatatttaaagtgctgaaaggaaaaatctgtatctggcaaagctgtccttcaaaaataagggagtaATCAAGACATTGCCAAAGCAACAAAAGTGAGGGAGTTTGCTACAACTAAAACTGCCCTATAAGAactgctaaagggagtccttcaggatgaaagaaaagaatgctagaacataatcaaaatgtttcactaCAGAAGATCAACTAAACACAAAAAGGGGTATAAgacatgcaaaaacaaaaagcaaagtcCTGCCTTGCCAGTAatttctttaaatgcaaatggattaaattctccaattcaAAAGTGGAGGCTGGCGGAACAGATAATAAAGCATGATCCTACTTGAAAGTCATTAAAATGGGAAACgctatgttatatatatgttaccacaataaaaaatttgcaaaagcatgatccagctataagtctacaagagactcactttagatccaaagacacaaataagttgaaagtgaaaggatggaaaaaatatcccATGCAAATACTAACAAAAAGAGAGCCAGGGTGCCTgatatatttctatataattttatatatttaacatcAAATAAATAGACTTTAGTCAAAAactgtcataagagacaaagaagggcattatATATTGACACAAGtttcaattcatcaagaagatataacaattataaacatgtagGAACTTAACAACAGAGTCCTTAAATACAGAAGCCAATACtggcagaattgaagggagaaacagacagtgCTACAGTAATTGTCAGAGACTTCATTACACCACTTTCAACAGtgggtagaacatctaggcagaagatcagtaaggaaacagatgaCTTGAACAATATTACAAACTAACTAGACTCAataggcatatatagaacacccACCCAACAATACAGAATATACATTCCTCTCGAGGGCagatggatcattctccaggatagaccatatgttaggtcacaaaaaaagtctcaataaattttgaaagatcATAATCTTacaaaatatcttctctgaacatgatggaatgaagttagaaatcaataacacaatGAAAACTGGGaagttcacaaatatgtggaaatgaaacaTTACACCCTTAAACAACCAACGGgtcaagaagaaattacaaaggaaattagaaaagtcttagagacaaataaaaatgaaaatgcaaaaaatcaaaacttatgaaatgcagaaaagtcagtgttcagagggaaatttatagctctaaatgcctacaaaGCCTTTAAATATTAATTGAGAGCCCTCTATATCAAATGAGAGTTACTCTCATTGAATTGTCTGTATATGGGGGGGAGGGGTTATGTAAGTTTGAAAAATACAGAGCCCAGACCCTTTGCTTCAAAAGCACCCTAGGAACTCCTTAAACTCTGAGGAACTATATTTATAAATGACTGCTCTATTCCAACTTGGTCATTTTATAGTTAAGGCAGCTGATATCCAGAGAAGAGTTAAGTCTTAGTCAGCACCTCCAAACAAGTTCAGGGAGTGCAATCAGATCTAGATCTCTTATCTGTACCCAAGAGAGGTTTTGCTTTCCTGTTGAGTTACATACTCCCTTGTTGCAATAAGCTGAGTTTTACAACACCATGAATAGTCTATAGACTTTAAATCCTGCATTCTGACTCTTGGTTCTTGCTGCATTTACCAACAAAATACCTAATTAGAATGAGAAGTATCCCTTTCAGGGTTTAGAGAATGTGTCTAGTGCTCAGAATATCTTTGTCAATTTAGTGAAAAATATTTAGATCCTGGAGCATTTCAAATAGGACTAGAGTTAGATAGAGAGGACTGCTCAGTTAGATGGCATTAGGAAGACTGGAATATTATCTGTAGAAATAAAAACTGGTAGCCCTACCTTATACCATCTATGAACATGGGCTCCAGATGGATTAAGGACCTTAATGTTAAAGTAAAACTATAAAGCcatcagaagaaaatgtaggctaTCTTTGTGAAAGATAGGGAAAGTCCTCCTAAAGAAGACCCAAAAGTACAAACTGTCAGTTGAAGAGTTGATGGATTTGAATCCATCAAAATTATGAATACTTACTCAGTAAAATACACAATAGACAGAGTCAGAAGACAGAGAACAGACTGGGAGAAGATATTACAACATCTATAAATCAAGCaatgaagaagatatacaaaatttCTGTAAATCAACAAAAAAGAGATAGGAAACCCAATATGAAAGTGCTCAAAAGACATGGAAAGGTAGTTCTTAGAAAGAAAAACCTTAAATAGGTAATTTATAAAGTACAGGAATGATGCTAATAATCAGAGGAATGCGAATGATACCAATGTGCTTCCATTGTACACTtaacaacaaaatataaaaggaagaTGGAGTATTGGCAAGGGTATGAGGAGATGGGAACAATCAGGCACTGCTGGTCTGACATAAAACATACAGCCTTTGTGGAAAGAAATCTAGCAATACTTGGTGACATTAAGAAACTGTATGCCCTACGACCCAACAATACCACTAATGAATATTCCCAGAGAATTTCTTCCATGAATTCACAAGGGGacaatacaagatgttaatagggCATCATTTGTGGAATCAAGTATAGAAGTTACCTGGTATCCACCAGAGGGGAATCCTAAGGAAAATGTGATACGTGAATACTTTGGAATACTAGGCCATGGTCAGAATTATGAGCTAAATAAACATATAGCCAAATGGATAGACCTAAAATATAGTGTTGAATGAAGATTTAAGCACtatgtatatgtaaattaaaacacacatacaaactTGGTGTCTGAGTGATTCCCAGGGCCCAGCAAAGGGACCAAGCTTTCAGAGCCCTGAAGACAAGGGGAAACCCCCCTAACACGGACTCGTCTTCCACTCCTCTTTCATTGGCCAAGCAGCTGCCAGGAAAAAAAGCTGCATCTCCCGACACCTGGCAAACAAATGCACCATTGCCTCACAAACTGATTGCTTCTCTGAAGTACCATAAGTGTATTTGGGGAGAAGCTTTGTGAGCAGGTCAAGGAACAGCTGTCTTTCTGTGAGACAGGAGAGATTCCACGCAAGAATCTGGATGTCATGAAGAAGGCGACGTTTCAGGTCGAGGAAGCTGCTGCAGAGATTGCTAGGAAGCTAGAGAAACAGGAGAAGAAACGcttggagaaggaaaagaagccaCTGGCTGCAATTGCTCTCACATCTTCAGAAAACAGCAGTACTCCAGAAGAGTGTGAGGAGGCAAGTGAGAGacccaagaagaagaaaaagcaaaagctcCAGGGGGTACCTCAGGGGAATGGAATGGAAGACCTGTCTGTCTCTTACTCCAAACCCAAGAAGAAAAAATGCAAGGAGGAGCTCATTAGTAGTGAGCTTGAAGAGACAGCTGGCAGCACAATAATCCCCAAGAGGAAGAAGTCTTTACTCAAAGAGGAACCAGTTAGCGATCTTGAAGAGGCAACCAAAAGCAGGAGTGcctcccagaaaaagaagaaactctcCAAGGAGAAGCCCATCAGCAGTGGACTTTAAGAGGCTGTCAGCACTAAGAGCAGctccaagagaaagagaaagttgcAAAAAACTATCCCAGGAAGATTAGAATGGACATTCCCTGAGTGGCTAGGCCCCAACCCATCTCCCATACCCCAATAAAAACAAGTTCGCAAAAAagaaccccccccacacacacacaaaaagtatTTGCATATTTAAGGACATATTGAATACAGTAATAGAGCAAGTGTCTACTGGGGAAAAAGGATTAGGAATGAAAATtatgaatgaaggagaaaaatgtaTAATGAAACAAGAAAGAATCTTTGCATGAGCTAATGATGATAGTGTTCTAGGAAAAAATGAGTGTAATTAAATCAACTCTGTGGACATGTGGTTGaaacatagaaaagaaaagagaaagaaacagaacaaaacaggGAAGGCTACTGTAGTGGCAGTGAGATGATATAAGAGGAGTAACCCGTCCTGTGGGCACACCTGAGTTCCCGTCCTGACTCTGCCTCTCACTTCCAGGTACTTCCTTCTCTagatttccatttctcctttgaTAGAATAAAATTATTAGACTAAAATTTCTAAGCACCTTCCCAACTTTGTACTTTGAgtactctgtttttcttttgccatCAGCTTCCATGTCATAAGCAACAATAAAACCATATCAgccatttcagaacatttttattccCATTGAAAATTAATCTAACTTACGAGAAATGTCCTGCTGAAGGTGTGTTTTTTTGTACATCTGGCTGATAGACTGATGTCCTTTCTTAAAATTTGCAGGTTTGCTATCTTAAAGCAataatttccctcttctttttgtGGATCCATTAACAAagggaagaagtgaaaaaaatggCTTAAAGAAAATTCAGGAAGCCTGGAGGTACTAAGAAACCAAAGAGCCCTTTTTGGATACAAGAGCCTCATTGgagatgatgatgacaatgatggcaACAACGACAGCAAACTAGACAAacataaatccaggaaaacttcTTTTTGTCTCTAGACACCTAACCTGCAGAGGCCACTAGGCCCTTCAAGCAGGACCTATGTTCCTTTGGGTCCCactttaatttactttaaaatacacccctgaactggtggtttgatgggttgagccctctaccataagttttacccttgggaagacggttgctgcaaaggagaggctaggcctccctatatttgtgcctaagagcctcctcctgaatgcctctttgttgctcagatgtgaccctctctctctggctaagccaacttgaaaggtgaaatcactgccctccccactacgtgggatcagacacccaggggagtgaatctccctggcaacgtggaatatgactcccagggaggaatgtagacccggcatcgtgggacggagaacatcttcttgaccaaaagggggatgtgaaaggaaatgaaataagcttcagtggcagagagattccaaaaggagctgagaggtcactctggtgggcactcttatgcacactttagacaaccctttttaggttctaaagaattggggtagctggtggtggatacctgaaactatcaaactacaacccagaacccatgaatctcgaagacagttgtataaaaatgtagcttatgaggggtgacaatgggattgggaaagccataaggaccacactccactttgtctagtttatggatggatgagtagaaaaataggggaaggaaacaaacagacaaaggtacccagggttcttttttacttcaattgctctttttcactctaattattattcttgttatttttgtgtgtgtgctaatgaaggtgtcagggattgatttaggtgatgaatgtacaactatgtaatggtactgtaaacaatcgaaagtacgatttgttttgtatgactgtgtggtatgtgaatatatctcaataaaatgaagataaaaaaaaaaagatataaagacaGAGAATGCCCTATAGcaacagggaaaataaaatgcataggaataaaaaaaaaaaatcttaatgatTAAAAGGCAAATTGTGAACAATAAAGATATTTAGCCTTAtactattttcatttctaatgtaATTACACAAATGTTGCTTATATCAAATGAGGTCTTGATAATGAACTCTGTGATACAGCTGATCCATATCTATACTGTGATCTTTTAAATAAGAAGTTTCAAACATGTTGTTGTATATTATTCCCctatttaattaagaaaataaaagagtatAAATGTAActaccataaaaaaagaaaaaaaagaaaaaataaaaaataaaaaaataaaataaaataaaatgcacccCTGAGATGAGAGATGGAAAGCATtatgaaatgaagaaaactttATTGATCTGTGGGCTCCATttgcaaattaaagcaacaaaatggaaaaattcacacTATCAGAGAAAATGTATCCTGCACTGTGCTAGGAGGAATCCTTTTGCCCTTTTAAAAGCTCATTAAAATGCAACTGTTCTCATTTCACTGAATTAATATTTTGACTATGAATAGGAAAATATATGTGAATGACCAGTCCAGTACAAACTAAAATATTTGCATAACATCAGCTTTTTCTTTGGTTTCATAATTAATCATTTGGGATTATCATctttaagaataatttttcagTGTCTGAAGAAATGATTTTTTACTTATTGAAACCTTCTAAATCATAATTACAGCTATCATTTATTGGGCACCCACTAAATGCCAGGCATTATACATATGTTAATTGTTATGCTCACCACAATACTGCGAAGTAAAAGATTATTATCTGGTTTTGGATTAataaactgaagttcagagagggcAATTTACTTGCCCAAGATACAAAGTGATTCAAAGGTAAGTCTGACTGACTACGGAGCTCATGTTCTTTTTaccattacatgctaccacttcTGAAAATAGTGACCCTCATTTtaacaactaatatttattgtatgCTCACTATATGTCACCACTCATGCAATTCTATATGCCTTGTCTCATTTACTTTGCCAAACTTCCGTGTGAGATATGGATACTCTTATCTGCATTTTAggtaatgagaaaactgagatttaaaGAAATTAGTACTTGATCCAATATCACACAGCTAAAATAATGGAATTGGGATTTACACCCAGGTCTCAGTAATCAGTTCATATtgcttaaattttgttttgtaaatgtatatataataaaacTGACCTTCATGGTGTGCAGGTCTTTGCATCTTAATACATGTATAGACTTGGGTAATTACCCCCATAATCAGGATGCAAAATGTTCCATCTCCCAAAAAAGCTTCTGCATTTTACCCAACTACAAAAGTTACACCCTCCTCCCACCACATGCCCTGGCACTCACTGATGTGTCCTCCATGGCTatagttttctctttcttagaATATCATAGAAGTGAAAATCATGCactctttaactttttgaaactagcttctttcactcagtataatgcctttgagcttcatccatgttgttgcatataacAATagtgtgttcctttttattgctgaatagaatTCCATGTTATGGGCAgatcacatttatttattcatacacTTGTTCAAAGAAATTCAGGTTGTATTcagtttttggtgattatgagTTGAGCTcctgtaaacatttgtgtacaggtttttgtgtaaacatgagtttttatttctttagggtaAATGCCCAGAGTGGAGTTACTGGGACAAATGATGAGTTTATGTTTTACcttatcaaactgttttccagaatggttgcaccattttgcattcttgtCACCAATATGTGACAGTTACAATTGCTCTACATGCTCCATCATCACATGGaattgttagttttctttttttttattcattgtaaTTGGTGTGTGATGGTATCTCACCATGATATTAATGTACATTTTCTTAATGGCTAATCATTTGAGCATCTC from Choloepus didactylus isolate mChoDid1 chromosome 1, mChoDid1.pri, whole genome shotgun sequence harbors:
- the LOC119529419 gene encoding nucleolar protein 56-like, producing MKKATFQVEEAAAEIARKLEKQEKKRLEKEKKPLAAIALTSSENSSTPEECEEASERPKKKKKQKLQGVPQGNGMEDLSVSYSKPKKKKCKEELISSELEETAGSTIIPKRKKSLLKEEPVSDLEEATKSRSASQKKKKLSKEKPISSGL